The Manis javanica isolate MJ-LG chromosome 4, MJ_LKY, whole genome shotgun sequence genome contains a region encoding:
- the PHOSPHO1 gene encoding phosphoethanolamine/phosphocholine phosphatase isoform X4, translating into MSGCFPVAGLRCLSRDGRMAAQGAPRFLLTFDFDETIVDENSDDSIVRAAPGQRLPESLRATYREGFYNEYMQRVFQYLGEQGVRPRDLRAIYEAIPLSPGMGDLLQFVAKQGDCFEVILISDANTFGVESALRAAGHQGLFRRILSNPSGPDARGLLALRPFHTHSCARCPANMCKHKALSDYLRERAHEGVHFERLFYVGDGANDFCPMGLLAGGDVAFPRRGYPMHRLIQEAQKAEPSSFHASVVPWETATEVRLHLQQVLKTC; encoded by the exons ATGAGTGGGTGTTTTCCAGTTGCTGGCCTCCGATGCCTGTCTAGG GACGGTAGGATGGCTGCGCAGGGCGCGCCGCGCTTTCTCCTGACCTTCGACTTTGACGAGACTATCGTGGACGAAAACAGCGACGACTCGATCGTGCGTGCGGCGCCGGGCCAGCGGCTGCCCGAGAGCCTGCGCGCCACCTACCGCGAAGGCTTTTACAACGAGTACATGCAGCGCGTCTTCCAGTACCTGGGCGAGCAGGGCGTGCGGCCGCGGGACCTGCGCGCAATCTATGAGGCTATCCCACTGTCGCCTGGCATGGGCGATCTGCTGCAGTTTGTGGCCAAGCAGGGTGACTGTTTCGAGGTCATTCTCATCTCGGATGCCAACACCTTTGGCGTGGAGAGCGCGCTGCGCGCTGCCGGCCACCAGGGCCTGTTTCGCCGCATCCTCAGCAACCCGTCGGGGCCTGACGCGCGTGGGCTGCTGGCGCTGCGGCCCTTCCATACGCACAGCTGCGCACGCTGCCCTGCCAACATGTGTAAGCACAAGGCGCTCAGCGACTACCTGCGTGAGCGGGCCCATGAGGGCGTGCACTTCGAGCGCCTTTTCTATGTGGGCGACGGCGCCAACGACTTCTGCCCCATGGGGCTGCTGGCGGGCGGCGACGTGGCCTTCCCGCGTCGCGGCTATCCCATGCACCGCCTTATACAGGAGGCGCAGAAGGCCGAGCCCAGCTCCTTCCACGCCAGCGTGGTGCCCTGGGAAACCGCCACCGAAGTGCGCCTGCATCTCCAACAGGTGCTGAAGACCTGCTGA
- the PHOSPHO1 gene encoding phosphoethanolamine/phosphocholine phosphatase isoform X5: protein MDGRMAAQGAPRFLLTFDFDETIVDENSDDSIVRAAPGQRLPESLRATYREGFYNEYMQRVFQYLGEQGVRPRDLRAIYEAIPLSPGMGDLLQFVAKQGDCFEVILISDANTFGVESALRAAGHQGLFRRILSNPSGPDARGLLALRPFHTHSCARCPANMCKHKALSDYLRERAHEGVHFERLFYVGDGANDFCPMGLLAGGDVAFPRRGYPMHRLIQEAQKAEPSSFHASVVPWETATEVRLHLQQVLKTC, encoded by the exons ATG GACGGTAGGATGGCTGCGCAGGGCGCGCCGCGCTTTCTCCTGACCTTCGACTTTGACGAGACTATCGTGGACGAAAACAGCGACGACTCGATCGTGCGTGCGGCGCCGGGCCAGCGGCTGCCCGAGAGCCTGCGCGCCACCTACCGCGAAGGCTTTTACAACGAGTACATGCAGCGCGTCTTCCAGTACCTGGGCGAGCAGGGCGTGCGGCCGCGGGACCTGCGCGCAATCTATGAGGCTATCCCACTGTCGCCTGGCATGGGCGATCTGCTGCAGTTTGTGGCCAAGCAGGGTGACTGTTTCGAGGTCATTCTCATCTCGGATGCCAACACCTTTGGCGTGGAGAGCGCGCTGCGCGCTGCCGGCCACCAGGGCCTGTTTCGCCGCATCCTCAGCAACCCGTCGGGGCCTGACGCGCGTGGGCTGCTGGCGCTGCGGCCCTTCCATACGCACAGCTGCGCACGCTGCCCTGCCAACATGTGTAAGCACAAGGCGCTCAGCGACTACCTGCGTGAGCGGGCCCATGAGGGCGTGCACTTCGAGCGCCTTTTCTATGTGGGCGACGGCGCCAACGACTTCTGCCCCATGGGGCTGCTGGCGGGCGGCGACGTGGCCTTCCCGCGTCGCGGCTATCCCATGCACCGCCTTATACAGGAGGCGCAGAAGGCCGAGCCCAGCTCCTTCCACGCCAGCGTGGTGCCCTGGGAAACCGCCACCGAAGTGCGCCTGCATCTCCAACAGGTGCTGAAGACCTGCTGA
- the PHOSPHO1 gene encoding phosphoethanolamine/phosphocholine phosphatase isoform X3, translating into MCQRLWQGPANLPLPGRLPPRLLSLAPSSSCSSPPCSQDGRMAAQGAPRFLLTFDFDETIVDENSDDSIVRAAPGQRLPESLRATYREGFYNEYMQRVFQYLGEQGVRPRDLRAIYEAIPLSPGMGDLLQFVAKQGDCFEVILISDANTFGVESALRAAGHQGLFRRILSNPSGPDARGLLALRPFHTHSCARCPANMCKHKALSDYLRERAHEGVHFERLFYVGDGANDFCPMGLLAGGDVAFPRRGYPMHRLIQEAQKAEPSSFHASVVPWETATEVRLHLQQSL; encoded by the exons ATGTGCCAGCGCCTCTGGCAGGGGCCCGCTAACCTGCCTCTCCCCGGCCGGCTCCCGCCGCGCCTCCTCTCGcttgctccctcctcctcctgctcctctcccCCCTGCTCCCAGGACGGTAGGATGGCTGCGCAGGGCGCGCCGCGCTTTCTCCTGACCTTCGACTTTGACGAGACTATCGTGGACGAAAACAGCGACGACTCGATCGTGCGTGCGGCGCCGGGCCAGCGGCTGCCCGAGAGCCTGCGCGCCACCTACCGCGAAGGCTTTTACAACGAGTACATGCAGCGCGTCTTCCAGTACCTGGGCGAGCAGGGCGTGCGGCCGCGGGACCTGCGCGCAATCTATGAGGCTATCCCACTGTCGCCTGGCATGGGCGATCTGCTGCAGTTTGTGGCCAAGCAGGGTGACTGTTTCGAGGTCATTCTCATCTCGGATGCCAACACCTTTGGCGTGGAGAGCGCGCTGCGCGCTGCCGGCCACCAGGGCCTGTTTCGCCGCATCCTCAGCAACCCGTCGGGGCCTGACGCGCGTGGGCTGCTGGCGCTGCGGCCCTTCCATACGCACAGCTGCGCACGCTGCCCTGCCAACATGTGTAAGCACAAGGCGCTCAGCGACTACCTGCGTGAGCGGGCCCATGAGGGCGTGCACTTCGAGCGCCTTTTCTATGTGGGCGACGGCGCCAACGACTTCTGCCCCATGGGGCTGCTGGCGGGCGGCGACGTGGCCTTCCCGCGTCGCGGCTATCCCATGCACCGCCTTATACAGGAGGCGCAGAAGGCCGAGCCCAGCTCCTTCCACGCCAGCGTGGTGCCCTGGGAAACCGCCACCGAAGTGCGCCTGCATCTCCAACAG AGCTTATAA
- the PHOSPHO1 gene encoding phosphoethanolamine/phosphocholine phosphatase isoform X1 codes for MCQRLWQGPANLPLPGRLPPRLLSLAPSSSCSSPPCSQDGRMAAQGAPRFLLTFDFDETIVDENSDDSIVRAAPGQRLPESLRATYREGFYNEYMQRVFQYLGEQGVRPRDLRAIYEAIPLSPGMGDLLQFVAKQGDCFEVILISDANTFGVESALRAAGHQGLFRRILSNPSGPDARGLLALRPFHTHSCARCPANMCKHKALSDYLRERAHEGVHFERLFYVGDGANDFCPMGLLAGGDVAFPRRGYPMHRLIQEAQKAEPSSFHASVVPWETATEVRLHLQQVLKTC; via the coding sequence ATGTGCCAGCGCCTCTGGCAGGGGCCCGCTAACCTGCCTCTCCCCGGCCGGCTCCCGCCGCGCCTCCTCTCGcttgctccctcctcctcctgctcctctcccCCCTGCTCCCAGGACGGTAGGATGGCTGCGCAGGGCGCGCCGCGCTTTCTCCTGACCTTCGACTTTGACGAGACTATCGTGGACGAAAACAGCGACGACTCGATCGTGCGTGCGGCGCCGGGCCAGCGGCTGCCCGAGAGCCTGCGCGCCACCTACCGCGAAGGCTTTTACAACGAGTACATGCAGCGCGTCTTCCAGTACCTGGGCGAGCAGGGCGTGCGGCCGCGGGACCTGCGCGCAATCTATGAGGCTATCCCACTGTCGCCTGGCATGGGCGATCTGCTGCAGTTTGTGGCCAAGCAGGGTGACTGTTTCGAGGTCATTCTCATCTCGGATGCCAACACCTTTGGCGTGGAGAGCGCGCTGCGCGCTGCCGGCCACCAGGGCCTGTTTCGCCGCATCCTCAGCAACCCGTCGGGGCCTGACGCGCGTGGGCTGCTGGCGCTGCGGCCCTTCCATACGCACAGCTGCGCACGCTGCCCTGCCAACATGTGTAAGCACAAGGCGCTCAGCGACTACCTGCGTGAGCGGGCCCATGAGGGCGTGCACTTCGAGCGCCTTTTCTATGTGGGCGACGGCGCCAACGACTTCTGCCCCATGGGGCTGCTGGCGGGCGGCGACGTGGCCTTCCCGCGTCGCGGCTATCCCATGCACCGCCTTATACAGGAGGCGCAGAAGGCCGAGCCCAGCTCCTTCCACGCCAGCGTGGTGCCCTGGGAAACCGCCACCGAAGTGCGCCTGCATCTCCAACAGGTGCTGAAGACCTGCTGA
- the PHOSPHO1 gene encoding phosphoethanolamine/phosphocholine phosphatase isoform X2, whose amino-acid sequence MCQRLWQGPANLPLPGRLPPRLLSLAPSSSCSSPPCSQDGRMAAQGAPRFLLTFDFDETIVDENSDDSIVRAAPGQRLPESLRATYREGFYNEYMQRVFQYLGEQGVRPRDLRAIYEAIPLSPGMGDLLQFVAKQGDCFEVILISDANTFGVESALRAAGHQGLFRRILSNPSGPDARGLLALRPFHTHSCARCPANMCKHKALSDYLRERAHEGVHFERLFYVGDGANDFCPMGLLAGGDVAFPRRGYPMHRLIQEAQKAEPSSFHASVVPWETATEVRLHLQQGQVLG is encoded by the exons ATGTGCCAGCGCCTCTGGCAGGGGCCCGCTAACCTGCCTCTCCCCGGCCGGCTCCCGCCGCGCCTCCTCTCGcttgctccctcctcctcctgctcctctcccCCCTGCTCCCAGGACGGTAGGATGGCTGCGCAGGGCGCGCCGCGCTTTCTCCTGACCTTCGACTTTGACGAGACTATCGTGGACGAAAACAGCGACGACTCGATCGTGCGTGCGGCGCCGGGCCAGCGGCTGCCCGAGAGCCTGCGCGCCACCTACCGCGAAGGCTTTTACAACGAGTACATGCAGCGCGTCTTCCAGTACCTGGGCGAGCAGGGCGTGCGGCCGCGGGACCTGCGCGCAATCTATGAGGCTATCCCACTGTCGCCTGGCATGGGCGATCTGCTGCAGTTTGTGGCCAAGCAGGGTGACTGTTTCGAGGTCATTCTCATCTCGGATGCCAACACCTTTGGCGTGGAGAGCGCGCTGCGCGCTGCCGGCCACCAGGGCCTGTTTCGCCGCATCCTCAGCAACCCGTCGGGGCCTGACGCGCGTGGGCTGCTGGCGCTGCGGCCCTTCCATACGCACAGCTGCGCACGCTGCCCTGCCAACATGTGTAAGCACAAGGCGCTCAGCGACTACCTGCGTGAGCGGGCCCATGAGGGCGTGCACTTCGAGCGCCTTTTCTATGTGGGCGACGGCGCCAACGACTTCTGCCCCATGGGGCTGCTGGCGGGCGGCGACGTGGCCTTCCCGCGTCGCGGCTATCCCATGCACCGCCTTATACAGGAGGCGCAGAAGGCCGAGCCCAGCTCCTTCCACGCCAGCGTGGTGCCCTGGGAAACCGCCACCGAAGTGCGCCTGCATCTCCAACAG GGGCAAGTATTGGGCTAA
- the PHOSPHO1 gene encoding phosphoethanolamine/phosphocholine phosphatase isoform X6, whose amino-acid sequence MAAQGAPRFLLTFDFDETIVDENSDDSIVRAAPGQRLPESLRATYREGFYNEYMQRVFQYLGEQGVRPRDLRAIYEAIPLSPGMGDLLQFVAKQGDCFEVILISDANTFGVESALRAAGHQGLFRRILSNPSGPDARGLLALRPFHTHSCARCPANMCKHKALSDYLRERAHEGVHFERLFYVGDGANDFCPMGLLAGGDVAFPRRGYPMHRLIQEAQKAEPSSFHASVVPWETATEVRLHLQQVLKTC is encoded by the coding sequence ATGGCTGCGCAGGGCGCGCCGCGCTTTCTCCTGACCTTCGACTTTGACGAGACTATCGTGGACGAAAACAGCGACGACTCGATCGTGCGTGCGGCGCCGGGCCAGCGGCTGCCCGAGAGCCTGCGCGCCACCTACCGCGAAGGCTTTTACAACGAGTACATGCAGCGCGTCTTCCAGTACCTGGGCGAGCAGGGCGTGCGGCCGCGGGACCTGCGCGCAATCTATGAGGCTATCCCACTGTCGCCTGGCATGGGCGATCTGCTGCAGTTTGTGGCCAAGCAGGGTGACTGTTTCGAGGTCATTCTCATCTCGGATGCCAACACCTTTGGCGTGGAGAGCGCGCTGCGCGCTGCCGGCCACCAGGGCCTGTTTCGCCGCATCCTCAGCAACCCGTCGGGGCCTGACGCGCGTGGGCTGCTGGCGCTGCGGCCCTTCCATACGCACAGCTGCGCACGCTGCCCTGCCAACATGTGTAAGCACAAGGCGCTCAGCGACTACCTGCGTGAGCGGGCCCATGAGGGCGTGCACTTCGAGCGCCTTTTCTATGTGGGCGACGGCGCCAACGACTTCTGCCCCATGGGGCTGCTGGCGGGCGGCGACGTGGCCTTCCCGCGTCGCGGCTATCCCATGCACCGCCTTATACAGGAGGCGCAGAAGGCCGAGCCCAGCTCCTTCCACGCCAGCGTGGTGCCCTGGGAAACCGCCACCGAAGTGCGCCTGCATCTCCAACAGGTGCTGAAGACCTGCTGA